One genomic window of Arachis stenosperma cultivar V10309 chromosome 10, arast.V10309.gnm1.PFL2, whole genome shotgun sequence includes the following:
- the LOC130957512 gene encoding uncharacterized protein LOC130957512: protein MTGLDLILGLDWLSKNRILLDCYERSLHFMSEGSEGPVVTKSYYLNSIIVNYSGCECQGVMLLAANVSEVFPENIPEFAPYREIEFAIELVPGARPISIAPYRMSPLELAELKAQLEELMSKNFILPSVSL, encoded by the exons ATGACTGGTCTTGATCTcatcttgggattggattggttatcaAAGAATCGTATTCTGCTTGACTGTTATGAAAGGTCATTGCATTTTATGTCGGAAGGGTCAGAAGGACCGGTTGTGACGAAGAGTTATTATCTGAATTCTATTATTGTAAACTATAGCGGATGTGAATGTCAGGGTGTTATGCTATTAGCTGCAAATGTGTCAG AAGTATTCCCTGAGAATATACCTGAATTTGCTCCTTATCGTGAAATCGAGTTTGCGATTGAGCTGGTTCCTGGAGCAAGACCAATTTCAATTGCACCTTACCGAATGTCGCCTTTGGAGTTGGCTGAACTTAAGGCTCAGCTGGAGGAGTTAATGAGTAAGAACTTTATTCTTCCGAGCGTTTCTTTGTAG